The stretch of DNA AGTTCATGGGCTGATTGACGGGTTCGTCTGCCGACGAGGCGCTGAGAGCGGCGCCCTTGTCCGTGGGTGGGCGATGGTGAGCCCAATGGGTAAGGGGCGACCGCCAATGGTGGTCGCCCCTTACCCATGCCTGCGACTTGTGGGCGCCGGGCATCTACCGGGAGAGCTGGTGGCTCCTCGTGTGGCGTGCGGGCTGTGCGCGCCGTACGGCGCGGGAGGTGTGGGCCGGGCAGCGTTGCCGCGCCGTACGGCGCGCGGACAGGGCCGTACGTGATGCGCCGCAGGGCGCAGACGGTGTCAATCGGCGCGCCGTGCGGCGCGTGCGAACGCCGCCACCGGGTGCCGAGGCGGCCATGTGCTGCCGATCCTGCGCGCCGCACGGCGCGCCGCAGGACTCATGACGTCGCGGGCGGTGCGGCCACGGCGCCGCACCGTACCGCCTCGCCGCCTCGCCGCAGCGCGCCCGCGGGTGGCACGCACGGGGTGGCACGGGTGGCCGAGCGACTCAGGCGGCCGGGCGTGCGGCGCGCAGTACGGCGCCGTTCGCGAGACCCGTGGGGTCGAGCGACAAGGCCGCCGCGGCTGTGGCGCCGACATCGGCGAGAGTGCTCGCGTCCGGCAGTAGTTCCAGGCCTTCGGCCTCGGGCCGGTGGATGAGGACAGGGACGTACTCGCGAGTGTGGAAGGCGTGACCGATGGTCGGGTCGTTGCCGTGGTCGCCGGTGACGACGAGACGGTCGCCGGGGGAGCCCAGGAGGGCGATGAGGGCCGCGAGTCCCGCGTCGACCTGCTCCAGGAGGCGGCCGTACGTCCCGGTGTCCTGCTGATGGCCGGCGAGGTCGGTTTCCTGAACGTTGGCGACGACCAGGGCGTCGCCCTCTGCGCGCGCCGCCTCCACCGTGTGGGCGAGCACGTCCGCCGTGGGCACGGCCGGCCTGCGCACGGCCGCGTCACAGGAGAGGATGTCGGCAGCCTTGCCGACGAGGGTGACCGGGATCCCGGCACGTGCGGCGAGTTCCGGCAACTGGCGCGTGTGGTCCATGGGAGCGCCCAGGTGACGTACCTCCAGTCCTCCGTTGCGGTAGAAACCCGAAGCGGGGGTGTCGAGGCCGACCGTGTCCCCGTCCCCGTTCCGTACGAAGCGGGAGAGAGGCCCGTCGGCGTGGCCGCCCACCGCGATGACGCGCGCGACGGGCGCGACGGCGCGTACCGTCTCCGCGATGGACACGATGCCGGGGGAGGGCAACTCCTCCAGGCTCCCTGAGGCGTTCCAGTTGATGCCGGGGTCTGCTTCGAGGTTGTCGTGGACCAGAACCGCGCCGTCCACCACCAGCAGGGGCTTGCCGTCCAGCGGTTCGACCCGGTGACCGGCCTCTTCAAGGGCAGCCGTCACCTCGACCAGATGGTCGGCGAGACGGGCCACGGTCACTCGGCTGAAATCCGCGCCCATCATGGTCTGATGCCCCGCGAAGGTGTCGGCGCCCGGGTAGCCGAGGGCGGCGCGGCCAACGGCGGCGGGAAGGCGCGTCCGACTGCTGAGGTCGGGATGGGGATGGACGAGGCCGAGCCCCAGGGAACCGAGTACCGGCAGACGCAAGGGACGTCCGAACGTCTCCCGGCAGTGGTCGAGGACATGGCCACAGGTATCGGCCGAGAGGTCGCCGGGGCGCAGGGCGCCGGCGTCGGGCATGGCGCCGATGCCGAATCCGTCGATGACGACGATGACGGTCTTGCTCATCACTGACTCCAGGTGCGGCTTTAAAGGGCCCGGCCCTGGGCGTCGTAGAGCCCCGTCAGGCGCGGGGCGCCCGAGGAGAGCCCGGCGACGACAGCGACGGTCGAGCGGGTGACAAAGATCTGGGTACGGAAGGCGAGGAGCGCGGTGTCACCGACGCGGACGTCCTCGCCCTCCGCGGGTGCGTCGAGCAGCCGGTAGTAGTCGATGTTCTCGGCCGGCGCGTCCTGGACGGGGAGCCTCAGCCCGGTGCGAGGCAGGAGCGCGCTCCTGATGTGCGCGCGCGGGTAGAACCCGCCGCCGAACAGTGCCGGACGGCCGTCGGGCAGTGTGTGGGCCACCTCCGATACGTACAGATAGGCGGGCTTCTCCGGCTGCGACGGGTCGATGGCGTGCAGAGGCGTGGTGCCGGTCAGTGAGTGGCCCGGCTCGCCGTGGGTGGCGCCCAGTTCCGCGAGCATGGGCAGGGTGGCCATGGCGGTGGCACTCGGGGCGCTGAGCCGTATCCCTTGGTGCCCCCTGCCTTCGAGGAGTTCACGTGCCTTCAGTGCCAGATGGAAGTTGAGGGTGGGCGCGGGCAGTCCCGTGACCGGGTCGCACAGTACGCATGGGAAGGCGGTGACGCCTCCGATACGGATACCGGGAAGCCGCTCCGCCTCGGCGGCGAAGGCCGCCAGGGAGTGCAGCGGAACGCCGCCCTCTTGCCCCGGGTAGACGGTGCCCTCCGCGCCCTCCAGACGCACCATGACGTCCTGCACCTTGCCGAGCGCGACGGCCGCGTCGGACACGGCGCGCGCGTTGGCCGCGTCGTAGACGGTGACGGTTTCTGGGCCGCGGGCCAGCATCTCGGGCAGCGCGCGGCGCGGGATCTGTACGAGGTGTCCGAGATTTCCCGGGAGACCTCCCGCACCGTGCAGGATCCGGGCCTCCGGCGCGTCGATGGCGGCGTACCGGGGGATGTGGCGGGCGATGGCCGCGATGAGCTCCGGGTTGCGTCCGATCTGTTTGACGACGAACCAGAGTCCGAGCCCCAGCCGGTCCGCCTCGGCGGCCAGCAGCGCCGCGTTGGCCTCGATGGCGTCGAGATCCATGACGTAGGTGTCCGGTGGGACGGCGCCGGAACGGTGCAGGGCTGTCGCGGCGTCGACCAGCTCGGGGTTGCGGGTGAGCACGGTGTCGAGGAACACGGTCAGTCCTTCTGGTCTTGCGTGATGTGCGGGGTGTTCCGGTCTCGCGCGCCGTGCGGCGCGTCCTGCTCCCGGACGCCGTACAGCTCCTCGACGGAGCGGCGCAGGATGGCGATGACAAGGTCGGCGCCCGCGCGCATCGGGTTGATGCGGACGGTCCAATCGGCCAGTTCCGGTGCGTCGTCCAGCGCGGAACTGGACATCCGGTAGAAGAGCGGGGCGATCTCGTAACGGGAGTTGGAGCCGACGGGGTAGGGCGCGGCGCCGTACCGCGCGGCGACAGCGGGCAGTTCACGCGCGACGGGGCGGTCGAGTCGTACCAGGAGGCAGCGGTCCTGCGCGTTGGCGATACGGACCTCCGCGACGCCGGCCACCTCGCCTGCCGTGAGCCGTCGCGCGACGTCGGCGCCGACACGGGACTGGAGGGACCACATGAC from Streptomyces tsukubensis encodes:
- a CDS encoding phosphopentomutase, whose product is MSKTVIVVIDGFGIGAMPDAGALRPGDLSADTCGHVLDHCRETFGRPLRLPVLGSLGLGLVHPHPDLSSRTRLPAAVGRAALGYPGADTFAGHQTMMGADFSRVTVARLADHLVEVTAALEEAGHRVEPLDGKPLLVVDGAVLVHDNLEADPGINWNASGSLEELPSPGIVSIAETVRAVAPVARVIAVGGHADGPLSRFVRNGDGDTVGLDTPASGFYRNGGLEVRHLGAPMDHTRQLPELAARAGIPVTLVGKAADILSCDAAVRRPAVPTADVLAHTVEAARAEGDALVVANVQETDLAGHQQDTGTYGRLLEQVDAGLAALIALLGSPGDRLVVTGDHGNDPTIGHAFHTREYVPVLIHRPEAEGLELLPDASTLADVGATAAAALSLDPTGLANGAVLRAARPAA
- a CDS encoding alanine racemase, giving the protein MFLDTVLTRNPELVDAATALHRSGAVPPDTYVMDLDAIEANAALLAAEADRLGLGLWFVVKQIGRNPELIAAIARHIPRYAAIDAPEARILHGAGGLPGNLGHLVQIPRRALPEMLARGPETVTVYDAANARAVSDAAVALGKVQDVMVRLEGAEGTVYPGQEGGVPLHSLAAFAAEAERLPGIRIGGVTAFPCVLCDPVTGLPAPTLNFHLALKARELLEGRGHQGIRLSAPSATAMATLPMLAELGATHGEPGHSLTGTTPLHAIDPSQPEKPAYLYVSEVAHTLPDGRPALFGGGFYPRAHIRSALLPRTGLRLPVQDAPAENIDYYRLLDAPAEGEDVRVGDTALLAFRTQIFVTRSTVAVVAGLSSGAPRLTGLYDAQGRAL